The proteins below come from a single Miscanthus floridulus cultivar M001 chromosome 1, ASM1932011v1, whole genome shotgun sequence genomic window:
- the LOC136468381 gene encoding 15-cis-phytoene desaturase, chloroplastic/chromoplastic-like — protein sequence MVGDQPYVEAQDGLTVSEWMKKQGVPDRVNDKVFIAMSKALNFINPDELSMQCILIALNQFPQEKHGSKMAFLDGNPPERLCMPIVDHIQSRGGEVHLNSRIKKIELNPDGTVKHFILSDGTQITGDAYVCATPVDIFKLLVPQEWSEITYFKKLVGVPVINVHIWFDRKLKNTYDHLLFSRSSLLSVYADMSVSCKEYYDPNRSMLELVFAPADEWIGRSDTEIIDATMEELAKLFPDEITADQSKANILKYHVVKTTRSKYLASMEGAVLSGKLCAQSIVQDYSRLALRSQKSLQSEEVPVPS from the exons ATGGTTGGTGATCAACCTTATGTTGAAGCTCAAGATGGCTTAACTGTTTCAGAATGGATGAAAAAGCAG GGTGTTCCTGATCGGGTGAACGACAAGGTCTTTATTGCAATGTCCAAAGCACTCAATTTTATAAATCCTGATGAGCTATCTATGCAGTGCATTTTGATTGCTTTGAACCAATTTCCTCAG GAGAAGCATGGTTCCAAAATGGCATTCTTGGATGGTAATCCGCCTGAAAGGCTATGCATGCCTATTGTTGATCACATTCAGTCTAGGGGTGGAGAGGTCCACCTGAATTCTCGTATTAAAAAGATAGAGCTGAATCCTGATGGAACTGTAAAACACTTCATACTTAGCGATGGAACTCAAATAACTGGAGATGCTTATGTTTGTGCAACACCAG TTGATATCTTCAAGCTTCTTGTACCTCAAGAGTGGAGTGAAATTACTTATTTCAAGAAGTTGGTGGGAGTTCCTGTTATCAATGTTCATATATG GTTCGACAGAAAACTGAAAAACACATATGACCACCTTCTTTTCAGCAG GAGCTCACTCTTAAGTGTCTATGCAGACATGTCAGTAAGCTGCAAG GAATACTACGATCCAAATCGTTCAATGCTAGAGTTGGTCTTTGCTCCTGCAGACGAATGGATTGGTCGAAGTGACACTGAAATCATCGATGCAACTATGGAAGAGCTAGCCAAGTTATTTCCTGATGAAATTACTGCCGATCAGAGTAAAGCAAATATTCTTAAGTATCATGTTGTGAAGACAACGAG ATCG AAATACTTGGCTTCCATGGAAGGTGCAGTTTTATCTGGGAAGCTTTGCGCCCAGTCCATAGTGCAG GATTATAGCAGGCTCGCGCTCAGGAGCCAGAAAAGCCTGCAATCCGAAGAAGTTCCTGTCCCATCTTAG
- the LOC136505463 gene encoding cold-regulated protein 27-like isoform X2 — MGDVSLNRPIKAEPTAGGIAKGNRVLDTMSAGWTDERHMMYISSMEASFVDQLYNHGNHLHNANVTGFKVLRRGVWEYIKYEKTNNAPVRSGAKCCVPANPWIQHFRPRDCGSNAQSDGVEASVGDHESGTQANRKSLSVSHGREWEACKGEPQLLVEKVSDQNFADDEAEVEAESVKACKRRRLSSTSHYRDE, encoded by the exons ATGGGGGATGTGTCCTTGAATCGACCCATTAAAGCCGAGCCAACTGCTGGTGGCATTGCCAAG GGGAATCGAGTTCTGGACACGATGTCCGCTGGGTGGACAGATGAGAGGCACATGATGTATATAAGTTCTATGGAGGCTTCTTTTGTCGATCAACTATACAATCACGGAAACCATCTGCACAATGCAAATGTCACTGGCTTCAAGGTTCTCCGCAGGGGTGTGTGGGAGTACATCAAGTATGAGAAGACTAATAATGCTCCTGTTAGAAGTGGGGCTAAATGCTGCGTTCCTGCAAATCCTTGGATCCAGCATTTCAGGCCACGTGATTGCGGTAGCAACGCACAAAGTGATGGGGTCGAGGCTTCAGTGGGCGATCATGAATCGGGTACTCAGGCAAACCGGAAGAGCCTTTCAGTGTCTCATGGAAGGGAATGGGAAGCTTGTAAGGGAGAACCCCAGCTTCTTGTTGAAA AGGTCTCTGATCAAAATTTTGCTGACGATGAGGCTGAAGTTGAAGCAGAATCAGTGAAAGCATGCAAGAGGAGGAGATTAAGCAGCACTTCGCACTACCGTGATGAATGA
- the LOC136505463 gene encoding cold-regulated protein 27-like isoform X1, producing the protein MGDVSLNRPIKAEPTAGGIAKGNRVLDTMSAGWTDERHMMYISSMEASFVDQLYNHGNHLHNANVTGFKVLRRGVWEYIKYEKTNNAPVRSGAKCCVPANPWIQHFRPRDCGSNAQSDGVEASVGDHESGTQANRKSLSVSHGREWEACKGEPQLLVESTEVSDQNFADDEAEVEAESVKACKRRRLSSTSHYRDE; encoded by the exons ATGGGGGATGTGTCCTTGAATCGACCCATTAAAGCCGAGCCAACTGCTGGTGGCATTGCCAAG GGGAATCGAGTTCTGGACACGATGTCCGCTGGGTGGACAGATGAGAGGCACATGATGTATATAAGTTCTATGGAGGCTTCTTTTGTCGATCAACTATACAATCACGGAAACCATCTGCACAATGCAAATGTCACTGGCTTCAAGGTTCTCCGCAGGGGTGTGTGGGAGTACATCAAGTATGAGAAGACTAATAATGCTCCTGTTAGAAGTGGGGCTAAATGCTGCGTTCCTGCAAATCCTTGGATCCAGCATTTCAGGCCACGTGATTGCGGTAGCAACGCACAAAGTGATGGGGTCGAGGCTTCAGTGGGCGATCATGAATCGGGTACTCAGGCAAACCGGAAGAGCCTTTCAGTGTCTCATGGAAGGGAATGGGAAGCTTGTAAGGGAGAACCCCAGCTTCTTGTTGAAAGTACAG AGGTCTCTGATCAAAATTTTGCTGACGATGAGGCTGAAGTTGAAGCAGAATCAGTGAAAGCATGCAAGAGGAGGAGATTAAGCAGCACTTCGCACTACCGTGATGAATGA